From a region of the Rhodococcus sp. 4CII genome:
- a CDS encoding non-ribosomal peptide synthetase produces MVEAVPGGDVTAASRIPDGAFPLSTAQRGMWFAQQLDPDVPVTIAQCVELVGVLDVALLSESLITAGRELGSAFLRLVEVDGVPYQLVDPTLDASVRFVDLQHEPDPRAAAKEWMRQEYTTPLDVCRDRLVTSAVLCTGPDRHYWYSRVHHVALDGMGSMTLIDRTTRLYTAAVEGRAAAPSTAAALTDVARVDDDYRISPRYRTDQEYWSARVSTIGEPHSLVDRSAPARARSRTTGGQIPGALVDHLEAATDRHDSSTAFEIVAAFAAYLSRMTGREEVAVSLPVTARTTALLRRSGGMVSNVVPLRLHVRPDMTNAELVAAVRLEVTAALRHQRYPHIDIRRDAATDHQGFYGPLINVMLFHDEITLGGIVGRLELLSTGPITDLAVNVYHGVAGTSLNLDLEANPDLYSEDTLRAHHTRFTRFLGAFLTSDTDEPRRVGDLGILDDDESRTLVPATGRAGFAPVTLPDLLAGAVLGNPDGEALVAPGHGISADTLSYRDLDETSNRMARLLIDLQVGPEVMVAVALPRSRESVSSVWAVAKAGAAFVPVDPSYPADRIAFMLEDCGAPIGITTAALRDGLPECTHWIVLDDDEFRAAAASYPSDAVTDADRTRPLSVDHPAYVIYTSGSTGRPKGVAVTHRGVVNLAADERDRLAVSSGSRVLHFASPSFDASVFELVMAVCAGATLVVAPTTIYGGTELAELIAEQRVTHAFCTPAALASLDHRGLDHLKTVVVAGDVCPPELVARWAPGRIMVNAYGPSETTIMSSATGPLGPGQPVTIGSPTVGVDLVVLDHRLRPVPAGVRGELYVLGSSLARGYVHWAGLTAERFVASPFGTGERMYRTGDVVRWVTAPDGPPVLEFLGRSDFQVKIRGFRIELGEIDAALAAHPVVEFAHTVGFDDGTGSRLVSYVLPAPGANVDTRVLAEFVGERLPGYMVPSSIMVLDSLPLTPAGKLDRNALPAPVFAARSADIVRPRTVTEEILLGIFRDVLGLPELSVDTSFFELGGNSLMATQVVSRVNAALGVRIGVRDLFQSPSVSHLAVAASNAGPQADSRPVLEARERPARVPLSVAQQRMWFLNQFDTASAAYNLPIALRLTGALDREALRAALGDVQERHEALRTVFPDTPDGPHQLIMPAVSVLADTDPLDVDAQSLTAAVTALGGAGFDLTTDTPLRAGLFREASDRHVLVLVVHHIAADGWSMTPLAADVMVAYAARVAGHAPTWAPLPVQYADYTLWQRELLGSEDDPDSLSARQIAHWQSALAGVPQMLELPTDRPRPAEMSHRGGRVEFTIPAEVHGRLVDLAQSTGTTLFMVTHTALVVLFHRLGAGTDIVIGTPVAGRGEEALDDLVGMFVNTLVLRATAEPGDTFEEILDRVRDADLAAFSHADVPFERLVEVLSPDRSAARHPLFQVMLSFQNTAPTSVALPGLEVAAAEIDVHVAKFDLQLTVTERFGDAGTPGGLAAGFDYATDLFDESTIASMAERFVNLLRSVAASSATAVGDLPLLHAVERDRLLGTWNDTEHRVPAMCLPELFDAQVARTPDAVAVVFGDVTLSYSQLDCRANSLARHLIDRGVGPESRVGLAMRRSPDLLVGMYAIVKAGGAYVPVDPDHPTDRIGYVLDSAQPVCVLTTSADRGALPAGSSFVEIDRIALDSCSGEPVTDSDRLAPLRPDNPAYVIYTSGSTGRPKGVSVPHRGIVNQLLWMQSEYALTERDVLLQKTATTFDVSLWGYFWPLHTGATMVLATPDGHRDPEYLARVIDEHGVTVTDFVPSMLDAFVASVPTTSCATLRHVFVIGEALPPETVTRFRALSDAGLHNLYGTCRVHHVSVLWPRTSGATWARPR; encoded by the coding sequence GTGGTCGAAGCTGTGCCGGGTGGTGACGTGACCGCCGCGAGTCGTATTCCGGACGGTGCATTCCCACTCTCCACCGCTCAGCGGGGGATGTGGTTCGCCCAGCAGCTCGATCCCGACGTGCCCGTCACCATCGCGCAGTGCGTGGAACTGGTGGGTGTCCTCGATGTGGCGTTGCTGTCGGAGTCGCTGATCACCGCCGGCCGCGAACTCGGCTCCGCCTTCCTCCGCCTCGTCGAGGTCGACGGAGTTCCCTATCAGCTGGTCGATCCGACCCTGGACGCGTCGGTCAGGTTCGTCGACCTGCAGCACGAGCCCGATCCGAGGGCGGCGGCCAAGGAGTGGATGCGGCAGGAGTACACCACTCCGCTCGACGTGTGCCGCGATCGGCTCGTCACCTCGGCGGTCCTGTGCACCGGGCCGGATCGTCATTACTGGTACAGCCGTGTCCACCACGTCGCGCTCGACGGCATGGGATCGATGACGCTCATCGACCGGACCACCCGGCTGTACACCGCGGCCGTCGAAGGGCGTGCCGCCGCCCCGTCCACGGCGGCCGCACTCACCGACGTCGCCCGGGTCGACGACGACTACCGGATCTCGCCGCGCTACCGCACCGACCAGGAGTACTGGTCCGCTCGGGTGTCCACGATCGGTGAACCGCACAGCCTCGTCGACCGCTCCGCACCCGCGCGGGCACGAAGCCGGACAACGGGCGGGCAGATCCCCGGCGCCCTCGTCGACCACCTCGAGGCCGCCACGGACAGGCACGATTCGTCGACGGCGTTCGAAATCGTCGCTGCGTTCGCCGCGTACCTGTCCCGGATGACCGGACGCGAAGAGGTCGCGGTCAGCCTGCCCGTCACCGCCCGCACCACCGCGCTGCTCCGCCGCTCCGGCGGCATGGTCTCCAATGTCGTCCCGCTGCGCCTGCACGTCCGCCCGGACATGACCAACGCCGAGCTGGTGGCGGCGGTCCGGCTAGAGGTCACCGCGGCGCTCCGCCACCAGCGCTACCCGCACATCGACATCCGGCGGGACGCGGCCACCGACCACCAGGGCTTCTACGGCCCCCTGATCAACGTCATGCTGTTCCACGACGAGATCACCCTCGGCGGCATCGTCGGCAGGCTCGAACTGCTGTCCACCGGACCGATCACCGACCTCGCGGTCAACGTCTATCACGGGGTTGCCGGCACCAGCCTCAACCTGGACCTCGAGGCCAACCCGGACCTGTACTCCGAAGACACCCTCCGCGCCCATCACACTCGCTTCACCCGGTTCCTCGGAGCGTTCCTCACCTCCGACACCGATGAACCTCGACGGGTCGGCGACCTCGGCATCCTCGACGACGACGAGAGCCGCACCCTCGTTCCCGCTACCGGCCGCGCCGGATTCGCACCGGTCACTCTGCCCGACCTGCTCGCGGGTGCCGTTCTCGGCAACCCTGACGGGGAGGCGCTCGTCGCACCCGGGCACGGCATCTCCGCCGACACCCTGAGTTACCGCGACCTGGACGAAACGTCGAACCGGATGGCGCGGTTACTGATCGACCTCCAGGTCGGCCCGGAGGTCATGGTGGCGGTGGCGTTGCCGCGGTCGCGCGAGTCGGTGTCGAGTGTGTGGGCGGTGGCGAAGGCGGGGGCGGCGTTCGTCCCGGTCGATCCGAGCTATCCGGCCGACCGCATCGCGTTCATGCTGGAGGATTGTGGTGCGCCTATCGGCATCACCACCGCCGCGCTGCGGGACGGGTTGCCGGAGTGCACGCACTGGATCGTCCTGGACGACGACGAGTTTCGGGCGGCCGCGGCCTCGTACCCGTCGGATGCCGTCACGGACGCCGATCGGACGCGGCCGTTGTCGGTCGACCATCCGGCGTATGTGATTTACACCTCAGGGTCGACGGGCAGGCCAAAGGGTGTGGCGGTCACGCATCGGGGTGTGGTGAATCTGGCGGCGGACGAGCGGGACCGTCTGGCGGTGTCGTCGGGTTCGCGGGTGTTGCATTTCGCGTCGCCGAGTTTCGATGCGTCGGTGTTCGAGCTGGTGATGGCGGTGTGTGCGGGTGCGACTCTGGTGGTGGCGCCGACCACGATTTACGGTGGCACCGAATTGGCGGAACTGATTGCCGAGCAGCGGGTGACGCATGCGTTCTGCACGCCGGCGGCACTGGCGTCACTCGATCACCGCGGTCTGGACCATCTGAAAACGGTGGTGGTTGCGGGTGACGTGTGTCCGCCGGAGTTGGTGGCGCGGTGGGCGCCGGGCCGGATCATGGTCAATGCGTACGGTCCGAGTGAGACGACGATCATGTCGTCCGCCACTGGACCGCTGGGACCCGGGCAGCCGGTGACCATCGGGTCACCGACCGTGGGTGTCGACCTCGTCGTCCTCGACCACCGGTTGCGTCCGGTCCCGGCCGGGGTGCGGGGCGAACTCTACGTCCTCGGGTCCAGCTTGGCTCGCGGGTATGTGCATTGGGCCGGGCTGACGGCGGAGCGGTTCGTGGCGAGTCCGTTCGGCACCGGCGAGCGGATGTACCGCACGGGTGACGTGGTCCGCTGGGTGACCGCCCCGGACGGGCCTCCGGTTCTGGAGTTTCTCGGCCGCAGTGATTTTCAGGTGAAGATCCGGGGGTTCCGGATCGAATTGGGCGAGATCGACGCCGCGCTGGCTGCGCATCCGGTGGTGGAGTTCGCGCACACGGTCGGATTCGACGACGGCACCGGCAGCCGGCTGGTGTCGTATGTGCTTCCCGCGCCCGGGGCGAACGTGGACACGCGTGTGCTGGCGGAGTTCGTGGGGGAGCGGTTGCCGGGGTACATGGTGCCGTCGTCGATCATGGTGTTGGATTCGCTGCCGCTGACCCCGGCGGGCAAACTCGACCGCAACGCCCTGCCCGCACCGGTATTCGCCGCACGCTCGGCCGACATCGTGCGCCCGCGAACGGTCACCGAGGAGATCCTCCTCGGGATCTTCCGCGACGTCCTCGGTCTCCCCGAACTGAGCGTCGACACCAGTTTCTTCGAACTCGGCGGCAACTCGCTGATGGCCACCCAGGTCGTGTCCCGAGTGAACGCCGCCCTCGGTGTGCGGATCGGGGTCCGGGACCTGTTCCAGTCGCCGTCGGTGTCGCACCTGGCGGTCGCGGCGTCGAACGCCGGCCCGCAGGCCGACTCGCGGCCGGTGCTGGAAGCGCGGGAACGCCCCGCCCGCGTGCCCCTCTCCGTTGCGCAGCAACGGATGTGGTTCCTCAACCAGTTCGACACGGCCTCGGCCGCCTACAACCTGCCGATTGCCCTGCGGCTCACCGGCGCTCTCGACCGGGAAGCCCTGCGAGCGGCGCTCGGCGATGTCCAGGAACGGCACGAGGCGCTGCGCACCGTCTTCCCCGACACCCCTGACGGACCTCACCAGCTGATCATGCCCGCCGTGAGCGTGCTGGCCGACACGGACCCGCTCGACGTCGACGCCCAGTCGCTCACCGCCGCCGTGACGGCCCTCGGTGGTGCCGGGTTCGACCTCACCACCGACACGCCGCTGCGCGCCGGGCTGTTCCGAGAGGCGTCCGACCGGCACGTTCTCGTCCTCGTGGTTCATCACATCGCCGCCGACGGCTGGTCCATGACGCCGCTGGCCGCCGACGTGATGGTCGCGTACGCGGCGCGCGTCGCCGGTCACGCGCCCACCTGGGCGCCCCTCCCGGTGCAGTACGCCGACTACACCCTCTGGCAGCGTGAACTACTGGGTTCGGAAGACGACCCGGACAGCCTGTCCGCGCGGCAGATCGCCCACTGGCAGTCGGCGCTCGCCGGAGTGCCCCAGATGCTCGAGCTGCCCACCGACAGGCCGCGGCCCGCCGAGATGTCGCATCGGGGCGGTCGCGTCGAATTCACGATCCCGGCCGAGGTCCACGGGCGTCTCGTCGATCTGGCACAGAGCACCGGCACCACGCTGTTCATGGTCACCCACACAGCCCTCGTGGTGCTGTTCCATCGCCTCGGCGCAGGAACGGACATCGTCATCGGCACCCCGGTCGCCGGACGCGGCGAGGAGGCGCTCGACGACCTGGTGGGCATGTTCGTCAACACTCTGGTGCTTCGTGCGACCGCCGAGCCGGGCGACACGTTCGAGGAGATTCTCGACCGTGTCCGCGACGCCGACCTTGCCGCGTTCTCCCACGCAGACGTCCCGTTCGAGCGACTCGTGGAGGTGCTCAGCCCCGACCGGTCCGCCGCGCGTCATCCGCTGTTCCAGGTCATGCTCTCGTTCCAGAACACCGCGCCGACCTCCGTCGCACTGCCGGGCCTCGAGGTCGCGGCGGCAGAAATCGATGTCCATGTTGCGAAATTCGACCTCCAGTTGACCGTCACCGAACGGTTCGGTGACGCGGGGACGCCGGGTGGTCTCGCGGCCGGCTTCGACTACGCCACCGATCTGTTCGACGAGTCGACCATCGCGTCGATGGCCGAGCGATTCGTGAACCTGTTGCGCTCGGTCGCGGCATCCTCCGCGACGGCAGTCGGTGATCTTCCCCTTCTCCACGCCGTCGAACGTGACCGTCTCCTCGGCACGTGGAACGACACCGAGCACCGCGTGCCTGCGATGTGTCTGCCCGAGCTGTTCGACGCGCAGGTTGCCCGCACACCGGATGCGGTGGCTGTGGTATTCGGAGACGTCACGCTGTCGTATTCCCAACTCGATTGCCGCGCAAACAGTCTGGCGCGGCATCTGATCGACCGAGGGGTGGGGCCCGAATCGCGTGTCGGGCTGGCGATGCGGCGCTCACCGGACCTGCTGGTGGGCATGTACGCAATCGTCAAGGCCGGCGGTGCCTACGTGCCGGTCGATCCCGATCACCCGACCGACCGGATCGGGTATGTGCTCGACTCCGCACAACCAGTCTGCGTGCTCACGACCTCCGCCGACCGCGGCGCACTGCCCGCGGGTTCGTCATTCGTCGAGATCGATCGGATCGCGCTGGATTCCTGTTCCGGCGAACCCGTCACCGACTCCGACCGACTGGCACCGCTCCGCCCGGACAACCCCGCATACGTCATCTACACCTCGGGCTCCACCGGGCGGCCCAAGGGGGTGTCGGTGCCGCACCGCGGGATCGTCAATCAGCTCCTGTGGATGCAGTCGGAATACGCGCTCACCGAGCGAGACGTGCTACTGCAGAAGACCGCAACCACATTCGACGTATCACTGTGGGGTTACTTCTGGCCGCTGCACACGGGCGCCACGATGGTGCTGGCCACCCCGGACGGTCACCGCGACCCCGAGTACCTCGCCCGGGTCATCGACGAGCACGGTGTCACGGTCACGGACTTCGTGCCCTCGATGCTCGACGCCTTCGTCGCGTCCGTGCCCACCACCTCGTGCGCCACCCTGCGGCACGTCTTCGTGATCGGGGAGGCGCTGCCGCCGGAGACCGTCACGCGGTTCCGGGCGCTGTCCGATGCCGGACTGCACAACCTGTACGGGACGTGCCGGGTGCATCACGTGTCGGTACTGTGGCCTCGCACGTCCGGTGCGACCTGGGCACGTCCTCGCTGA